One segment of Desulfosudis oleivorans Hxd3 DNA contains the following:
- a CDS encoding TlyA family RNA methyltransferase: MSPVVKKRLDQLLVEKGLAPTRQKAQAMIMAGAVLVDDHPADKAGVQVPVTAAIVTRDACPYVSRGGLKLEGGLDAFGLDVTGKVCLDVGASTGGFTDCLLTRGARRVFAVDVGYGQLAWKLRQDPRVVVIERTNIRHMAADALPCPVDLVTIDASFISLKIVMPAVVGFMKPEAVILALIKPQFEVGKGKVGKGGVVRDPGQHREVLDDLCRWAKTQGLWCADAVVSPITGPKGNVEFFNLFGLDFSKNTR; encoded by the coding sequence ATGTCCCCTGTAGTTAAAAAACGGCTGGACCAGCTGCTGGTGGAAAAGGGCCTGGCCCCCACCCGGCAGAAGGCCCAGGCCATGATCATGGCCGGCGCCGTGCTGGTGGATGACCACCCCGCGGACAAGGCCGGCGTTCAGGTGCCGGTGACCGCCGCCATCGTCACCCGGGACGCCTGCCCCTACGTCAGCCGGGGTGGCCTGAAGCTGGAAGGCGGGCTGGACGCGTTTGGCCTGGATGTCACCGGCAAGGTCTGTCTTGATGTGGGGGCCTCCACCGGCGGGTTTACCGACTGCCTGCTGACCCGGGGAGCCCGCCGAGTGTTTGCCGTGGACGTGGGCTACGGCCAGCTGGCCTGGAAGCTGCGCCAGGACCCCCGGGTGGTTGTCATCGAGCGCACCAACATTCGGCACATGGCCGCCGACGCCCTGCCCTGCCCGGTCGACCTGGTGACCATTGACGCCTCTTTTATCTCCCTGAAAATTGTGATGCCGGCGGTCGTCGGCTTCATGAAGCCCGAAGCCGTGATCCTGGCCCTTATCAAGCCCCAGTTTGAAGTGGGCAAGGGCAAGGTGGGAAAAGGCGGCGTGGTGCGTGACCCGGGCCAGCACCGGGAGGTGCTCGACGACCTTTGCCGATGGGCCAAAACCCAGGGACTCTGGTGCGCGGACGCGGTGGTTTCCCCCATCACCGGACCCAAGGGAAACGTGGAATTTTTTAACCTGTTTGGCCTTGATTTTTCTAAAAATACAAGATAG
- the dxs gene encoding 1-deoxy-D-xylulose-5-phosphate synthase, with protein MGLLETIDSPADLKKLPVSDLPALAEEIRELIVRVVSETGGHLASSLGAVELAIAIHYVFDVPNDRVIWDVGHQSYAHKILTGRREQFSTLRQHGGLSGFTKRSESPFDSFSTGHSGTSISASLGFLCAKHQRNDPSKVVAVIGDGSMTAGLAYEGLNQAGDRHKDKNLIVILNENDMSISQNVGALSSFLSRTLSATYLQDWRKELGELLRSLPGIGDDVYQFAKRSEESFKTFVTPGMLFEAFNLEYFGPINGHKIKQLVNILQNIREIREPVLLHVTTTKGKGYEPAERDPAYFHGVGAFEITTGSKRPDAAPCPSTYTQVFGRTMVELAEKDPAIVAVTAAMPEGTGLAEFAQRFPDRFYDVGIAEQHGVTFAAGMAADGLRPVVAIYSTFLQRSYDQIIHDVCLESLPVTFAIDRAGIVGEDGPTHHGLFDLSYLRSMPNMTIMAPADENELRRMLVTAISHNGPAAVRYPRGKGTGAALADPLLPVSIGKAKILTKGGDILILAIGRTVCEAMAARQQLETEGISATVVNCRFVKPLDEELICDLARAIPRILTVEDSMLAGGFSSAVLECLNDHRVTGVTVKRLGIGDTFVEHGSQEILRAKYAIDARAIVVAAKELMA; from the coding sequence GTGGGGCTCTTAGAAACCATTGACTCCCCCGCGGACCTGAAAAAGCTGCCGGTGTCCGACCTGCCGGCCCTGGCCGAGGAGATTCGCGAGCTGATTGTTCGCGTGGTCTCTGAAACCGGCGGCCACCTGGCCTCCAGCCTGGGCGCCGTGGAACTGGCCATTGCCATTCACTACGTGTTTGACGTACCCAACGACCGGGTGATCTGGGATGTGGGCCACCAGTCCTATGCTCACAAGATTCTCACCGGACGACGGGAGCAGTTTTCCACCCTGCGGCAGCACGGGGGCCTGTCCGGGTTCACCAAACGCAGCGAAAGCCCGTTTGACTCCTTTTCCACTGGCCACAGCGGCACCTCCATTTCGGCCAGCCTGGGGTTTCTCTGCGCCAAGCACCAGCGCAACGACCCGTCCAAGGTGGTGGCCGTGATCGGCGACGGCTCCATGACGGCGGGCCTTGCCTACGAGGGACTCAACCAGGCAGGGGACCGGCACAAGGACAAGAACCTCATCGTTATCTTAAACGAAAACGACATGTCCATATCTCAAAACGTGGGGGCCCTCTCCTCGTTTTTAAGCCGCACCCTGTCGGCCACCTATCTTCAGGACTGGAGAAAAGAACTGGGCGAACTGCTGCGGTCCCTGCCCGGCATCGGCGACGATGTCTACCAGTTTGCCAAGCGGTCCGAAGAGTCGTTCAAAACCTTTGTCACCCCGGGCATGCTGTTTGAGGCTTTCAACCTCGAATATTTCGGCCCCATTAACGGCCACAAAATCAAACAACTGGTCAATATTCTGCAAAACATCCGGGAAATCCGGGAGCCGGTGCTGCTGCACGTCACCACCACCAAGGGCAAAGGGTATGAACCGGCGGAAAGAGATCCGGCCTATTTCCACGGCGTGGGCGCCTTTGAAATCACAACCGGCAGCAAACGGCCGGATGCGGCTCCCTGCCCGTCCACCTACACTCAGGTCTTCGGCCGGACCATGGTGGAGCTGGCGGAAAAAGACCCGGCCATCGTGGCCGTGACCGCTGCCATGCCCGAAGGCACGGGCCTTGCCGAATTTGCCCAAAGGTTTCCAGACCGGTTCTACGACGTGGGCATTGCCGAGCAGCACGGCGTCACTTTTGCCGCGGGCATGGCCGCGGACGGCCTGCGACCGGTGGTGGCCATCTACTCCACATTCCTGCAGCGAAGCTACGACCAGATCATCCACGACGTCTGCCTGGAGTCCCTGCCCGTCACCTTTGCCATTGACCGGGCCGGCATCGTGGGCGAGGACGGCCCTACCCACCACGGCCTGTTCGATCTTTCCTACCTGCGCAGCATGCCCAATATGACGATCATGGCGCCGGCCGACGAAAACGAACTGCGCCGCATGCTGGTCACCGCCATTTCCCACAACGGCCCCGCGGCGGTCCGCTACCCCAGGGGAAAAGGCACGGGTGCCGCCTTGGCCGACCCCCTGTTGCCGGTCTCCATCGGAAAAGCAAAAATCCTTACGAAAGGCGGCGACATTCTGATTCTGGCCATTGGCCGCACGGTATGCGAAGCCATGGCGGCCCGGCAGCAGCTTGAGACCGAAGGCATCTCCGCCACGGTGGTCAACTGCCGGTTTGTCAAACCCCTGGATGAGGAACTGATCTGCGACCTGGCCCGCGCCATCCCCCGGATACTGACAGTGGAAGACAGCATGCTGGCCGGCGGATTTTCCAGCGCCGTTCTGGAGTGTCTCAATGATCACCGGGTAACCGGCGTGACCGTAAAACGGCTGGGCATCGGCGACACCTTTGTGGAACACGGTTCCCAGGAGATCCTGCGGGCCAAGTATGCCATTGACGCCAGGGCCATTGTGGTGGCGGCAAAGGAGCTGATGGCCTAG
- a CDS encoding polyprenyl synthetase family protein, with product MKNLETYLARRQKAVNEALDRILADCVPGGRLFSAMRHSLKAGGKRLRPILCMAAAEAVGGTWEDALFPGCAIELIHTYSLVHDDLPAIDNDPLRRGQPACHAAFDEATAIFAGDALHTLAFEVLSSDRYIFFQGKRRLALIHLISRATGNHGMIEGQMRDILAQGGNLGLDQLKELHRLKTGALITASVHAGALTGKATVRQTGKLIEYAENIGLAFQVADDLLNVEGDPLLTGKSIGTDHVLGKATFPNLMGIDASRKFAAQLVEKSLQAIESLGIKANPLRAVAKYVIERKL from the coding sequence GTGAAGAATCTTGAGACCTACCTTGCCCGTCGTCAAAAGGCCGTCAACGAGGCCCTGGACCGGATTCTTGCTGACTGCGTTCCCGGGGGCCGGCTTTTTTCCGCCATGCGCCACTCCCTGAAGGCCGGCGGCAAGCGGCTTCGTCCCATCCTCTGCATGGCGGCGGCGGAAGCCGTCGGCGGCACATGGGAGGATGCCCTCTTTCCTGGCTGCGCCATCGAGCTGATTCACACCTATTCCCTGGTGCATGACGATCTGCCCGCCATTGACAACGACCCCCTGCGCAGAGGCCAGCCCGCCTGCCACGCGGCCTTTGACGAGGCCACAGCCATCTTTGCCGGCGACGCCCTGCACACCCTGGCCTTTGAGGTACTCTCATCGGACCGGTATATCTTTTTTCAGGGAAAGCGGCGGCTGGCCCTGATCCACCTGATCTCTCGGGCCACGGGCAACCACGGCATGATCGAAGGCCAGATGCGGGACATCCTGGCCCAGGGCGGCAACCTGGGTCTGGACCAGTTAAAAGAGCTCCACCGGCTCAAAACCGGGGCACTGATCACGGCGTCGGTACATGCCGGGGCACTTACGGGAAAGGCAACGGTGCGACAGACCGGAAAGCTGATTGAATACGCTGAAAACATCGGCCTGGCCTTTCAGGTGGCCGACGACCTGCTCAACGTGGAAGGAGACCCCCTGCTCACCGGCAAATCCATTGGCACGGACCATGTCCTTGGCAAGGCCACCTTTCCCAATCTGATGGGCATTGACGCCTCCCGGAAGTTTGCGGCCCAGCTGGTGGAAAAGAGCTTGCAAGCGATTGAATCCCTTGGTATAAAAGCAAATCCGCTACGTGCGGTGGCAAAATATGTAATCGAAAGAAAACTTTAG
- a CDS encoding exodeoxyribonuclease VII small subunit — protein MATQKNFEQSLQKLEQIVEEIESGALPLEQALKKFEAGVKLSEECTALLNDAEKKVRILMKDKDGNPISAPFASDDDREES, from the coding sequence ATGGCCACACAAAAAAACTTCGAACAGTCCCTTCAAAAACTGGAGCAGATCGTCGAAGAGATCGAATCCGGAGCCCTGCCCCTTGAACAGGCGTTGAAAAAGTTCGAGGCCGGGGTCAAGCTCTCGGAAGAGTGCACCGCCCTGCTAAACGATGCGGAAAAAAAGGTCCGCATCCTGATGAAGGACAAAGACGGCAACCCCATCAGCGCGCCCTTTGCAAGTGACGACGACCGTGAAGAATCTTGA
- the xseA gene encoding exodeoxyribonuclease VII large subunit: MAQTHTSLPESGIYTVSRLTGEIKVLLEKQFPIIWVEGEISNFKRPGSGHFYFTLKDSTAQVQAVMFVNQNRGLKFMPEDGMKITGLGRISVYAPRGNYQVIFEHIMPQGMGELVAAFEQLKKKLADEGLFDPGRKKPVPFLPAKVCLISSPTGAVVHDMIHVMTRRFPGIEIEILPASVQGDKAAVEIAAALALANRRADADVLVVARGGGSLEDLFAFNTETVARAVAASAIPVVSAVGHETDFTICDFVADLRAPTPSAAAELIVPVKKELLAHCRNLRVRMVKGFDNIIRHRRRALRDMAKRLIDPRRALGDALLRLDELAMRLVRALDREIAKRAERLAWQQKQLFSRMPERLTTEGLALTDRLVERLSSAMQTTYLRENRHRVDGLTQRLFALSPRAVLERGYSITQKVSDGQVIKKTGQADPGDALTIIVSDGSVRCTVDR, translated from the coding sequence ATGGCACAAACACACACCAGCCTGCCGGAAAGCGGCATCTACACGGTTTCCCGGCTCACCGGTGAAATCAAGGTCCTGCTGGAAAAACAGTTTCCCATTATCTGGGTGGAAGGCGAGATTTCCAACTTCAAACGGCCCGGCTCCGGCCACTTCTATTTTACCTTAAAAGACAGCACCGCCCAGGTTCAGGCCGTGATGTTTGTCAACCAGAACCGCGGCCTGAAGTTTATGCCCGAAGACGGCATGAAGATCACCGGCCTGGGAAGGATCAGCGTTTACGCCCCCCGGGGCAACTACCAGGTGATCTTTGAGCACATCATGCCCCAGGGCATGGGAGAGCTGGTGGCCGCCTTTGAACAGTTGAAAAAAAAGCTGGCCGACGAAGGGCTGTTTGATCCGGGCCGGAAAAAACCGGTTCCCTTTCTGCCGGCCAAGGTCTGCCTGATCTCATCTCCCACCGGGGCCGTTGTCCACGACATGATTCATGTGATGACCCGCCGTTTTCCCGGTATTGAGATCGAAATTCTTCCCGCCTCGGTCCAGGGGGATAAGGCGGCCGTTGAGATCGCCGCGGCACTGGCCCTGGCCAACCGGCGGGCCGATGCCGACGTACTCGTGGTGGCCCGGGGCGGCGGCAGCCTGGAAGATCTGTTTGCCTTCAACACCGAGACCGTGGCCCGGGCCGTGGCCGCATCCGCCATACCGGTGGTGTCGGCCGTGGGCCACGAAACCGATTTTACCATCTGCGATTTTGTGGCCGACCTGCGGGCTCCCACCCCGTCGGCCGCGGCAGAGTTGATCGTGCCGGTAAAAAAAGAGCTCCTGGCCCACTGCCGAAACCTGCGGGTCCGCATGGTAAAAGGGTTTGATAACATCATCCGTCACCGGCGCCGTGCACTGCGCGACATGGCCAAGCGGCTGATCGACCCCCGCCGGGCCCTGGGCGACGCCCTGCTCCGGCTGGACGAACTGGCCATGCGGCTGGTCCGTGCCCTTGACCGGGAAATTGCCAAACGGGCCGAACGGCTGGCCTGGCAGCAGAAACAGCTCTTTTCCCGCATGCCGGAGCGACTGACAACAGAGGGCCTGGCATTAACGGACCGGCTTGTAGAACGCCTTTCTTCAGCCATGCAGACCACATATCTTCGGGAAAACCGGCACCGGGTGGACGGTCTTACCCAGCGGCTTTTTGCGCTTTCGCCCAGGGCCGTGCTGGAGCGGGGTTACAGTATTACGCAAAAAGTCTCCGACGGACAGGTCATTAAAAAAACCGGCCAGGCCGATCCGGGAGACGCATTGACGATTATTGTGTCCGATGGATCAGTCCGGTGCACCGTTGACCGGTGA
- the ispF gene encoding 2-C-methyl-D-erythritol 2,4-cyclodiphosphate synthase, which produces MRIGTGYDLHRLVKGRRLVLGGVALPFEKGLDGHSDADVLVHAVCDALLGAAGLGDIGDHFPDTDARFKGVSSLLLLTETGRMLKEKGFFVVNIDATVLAQAPKLGAHKAAMAANMATALGIDAACVNVKATTTEGLDAVGRGEAMAAMSVALIIEEEARDSRGQGAG; this is translated from the coding sequence ATGAGAATCGGCACGGGATACGATCTGCACCGGCTGGTGAAAGGCCGCAGGCTGGTGCTGGGCGGGGTGGCCCTTCCGTTTGAAAAGGGACTGGACGGCCATTCAGACGCGGACGTGCTGGTGCACGCCGTTTGCGACGCCCTGCTGGGGGCTGCCGGCCTGGGCGACATCGGGGACCATTTTCCGGATACCGATGCCCGGTTTAAGGGTGTCTCCAGTCTCCTCTTGCTGACAGAGACGGGCCGGATGCTGAAAGAAAAAGGGTTTTTTGTGGTTAACATCGACGCTACCGTCCTGGCCCAGGCCCCGAAACTGGGAGCCCATAAAGCCGCCATGGCGGCCAATATGGCAACGGCCCTGGGCATTGATGCCGCCTGTGTCAATGTCAAGGCCACCACCACCGAGGGGCTTGATGCCGTGGGCCGGGGCGAGGCCATGGCCGCCATGAGCGTGGCCCTGATTATTGAGGAAGAGGCCAGGGATTCGAGGGGCCAGGGGGCCGGGTGA
- the cysS gene encoding cysteine--tRNA ligase, whose translation MTLSIYNVLTGKKELFVPVNPGKVGMYVCGPTVYGPCHIGHARSVVVFDVIARYLRVAGYDVTYVRNFTDVDDKIIHRAAEEGKTSEQIAEKYIAEFYRDMDALFVQRATVEPKATEHIDDILAVIQILVNKGVAYEAGGDVFFSVEAFPGYGKLSGRKLDQMEAGARIEVDKRKRNPFDFVLWKAEKPGEPSWESPWGRGRPGWHIECTAMSSRYLGQTFDIHGGGKDLIFPHHENEIAQSEAAFGREFARFWVHNGFVQINQEKMSKSLNNFKMINEILEAYHPETVRLFLLSSHYRSPIDFSDTSMAEAGAGLDKLYTALGRVEALTPSGEKPSPASDGDAGEYWNSFCQAMDDDFNTARAVAALFETARHINRLLDQAGDLLTADVSAHYDVMRKSGDVLGLFNTPAQVYFEGRKQAAAKKDAVDPAEIDRMVAQRVAARKAKDFAKADQLRKQLTDLNVVLEDSPDGTTTWKFA comes from the coding sequence ATGACACTTTCTATTTATAATGTGCTGACAGGCAAAAAAGAGCTGTTTGTGCCGGTAAATCCCGGAAAAGTGGGGATGTATGTGTGCGGCCCCACGGTGTATGGACCGTGCCACATCGGCCATGCCCGGTCTGTTGTGGTGTTTGACGTGATTGCCCGGTACCTGAGGGTTGCCGGTTATGATGTCACTTATGTGCGCAACTTCACCGACGTGGACGATAAGATCATTCACCGGGCCGCCGAAGAGGGGAAAACCTCGGAGCAGATCGCTGAAAAGTATATCGCCGAATTCTACCGGGACATGGACGCCCTTTTTGTTCAGCGGGCCACGGTGGAACCCAAAGCCACCGAGCATATTGATGACATTCTTGCCGTGATTCAGATACTGGTGAACAAGGGGGTTGCCTACGAGGCCGGCGGGGATGTCTTTTTTTCAGTGGAGGCCTTTCCCGGCTACGGCAAGCTGTCCGGCCGGAAGCTGGACCAGATGGAGGCCGGTGCCCGCATTGAGGTGGATAAACGCAAAAGAAACCCTTTTGATTTTGTGCTGTGGAAGGCGGAAAAACCGGGCGAGCCTTCATGGGAGAGTCCCTGGGGCAGGGGACGGCCCGGCTGGCATATCGAGTGCACGGCCATGAGTTCCCGTTACCTGGGCCAGACCTTTGACATTCACGGCGGCGGCAAGGACCTTATCTTTCCCCATCATGAAAACGAGATCGCCCAGTCCGAGGCGGCCTTTGGCCGGGAGTTTGCCCGGTTCTGGGTGCATAACGGGTTTGTTCAGATCAACCAGGAAAAGATGTCCAAGTCCCTCAACAACTTCAAGATGATCAACGAGATTCTTGAGGCTTACCATCCGGAAACGGTGCGCCTGTTCCTGCTCTCCAGTCATTACCGGAGCCCCATCGATTTTTCCGATACCTCCATGGCAGAGGCCGGGGCCGGCCTGGACAAGCTCTACACGGCCCTGGGCCGGGTGGAGGCGCTGACACCTTCCGGGGAAAAACCGTCACCGGCCTCAGACGGCGATGCCGGTGAATACTGGAACAGTTTTTGCCAGGCCATGGACGATGATTTTAATACCGCCAGGGCCGTTGCCGCGCTGTTTGAGACGGCCCGCCATATCAACCGGCTGCTGGACCAGGCCGGGGATCTGCTTACCGCGGATGTATCGGCCCATTATGATGTCATGCGAAAAAGCGGCGACGTGCTGGGGCTTTTCAACACACCGGCTCAGGTCTATTTCGAGGGGCGCAAGCAGGCGGCGGCTAAAAAGGATGCCGTGGACCCGGCCGAAATCGACCGCATGGTGGCTCAACGGGTCGCAGCCCGCAAGGCAAAAGATTTTGCAAAAGCCGATCAGCTTCGCAAGCAACTGACCGACCTTAACGTGGTGCTTGAAGATTCGCCGGACGGCACCACCACATGGAAGTTTGCCTAG
- a CDS encoding EcsC family protein, with amino-acid sequence MSLTLSEIEELRLAKNLLEHPGLAAKISDMVGSPIEKGFARLPEKWALAVNAAASRSITAALDVALRTLDRSGPRPPANRWHKLAAGASGAVGGAFGLAALAVELPVSTTIMLRSIADIARSEGEDLAVLEARLQCIQVFALGGRSKKDDGTETGYFATRAAMAKAVSEAASHLARRGVSDTSAPAIVRLITRIASRFSIVVSEKAAAQAVPLVGALGGAAINTVFINHFQDMGRGHFIIRRLERLHGPDAVRRVYETV; translated from the coding sequence ATGTCGCTTACTTTGTCTGAAATTGAAGAGCTCAGGCTCGCCAAAAACCTTCTGGAGCATCCCGGTCTTGCCGCGAAAATCAGCGACATGGTGGGGTCGCCTATTGAAAAAGGGTTTGCGCGGCTTCCGGAAAAGTGGGCCCTGGCGGTAAACGCGGCGGCATCCCGCTCCATTACCGCGGCCCTGGATGTCGCCCTGCGAACCCTGGACCGGAGCGGTCCCCGGCCGCCGGCCAACCGGTGGCACAAACTGGCGGCCGGAGCCTCCGGTGCCGTTGGCGGGGCATTCGGACTGGCGGCCCTGGCTGTTGAACTGCCGGTCTCCACCACCATCATGCTCCGGTCCATTGCCGATATCGCCAGAAGCGAGGGCGAAGATCTCGCGGTTCTGGAGGCCCGGCTTCAATGTATTCAGGTGTTTGCCCTGGGCGGCCGGTCAAAAAAGGATGACGGCACCGAGACCGGCTATTTCGCGACCCGGGCCGCCATGGCCAAGGCGGTGTCTGAGGCCGCGTCCCACCTTGCAAGACGGGGCGTGTCTGACACCAGTGCCCCGGCCATTGTCCGACTGATTACCCGGATCGCTTCCCGGTTTTCTATCGTGGTGTCTGAAAAAGCGGCGGCCCAGGCCGTGCCCCTTGTGGGCGCGCTGGGCGGGGCCGCCATCAACACCGTGTTCATCAACCATTTTCAGGACATGGGCCGGGGCCATTTTATCATCCGCCGGCTGGAACGGCTTCACGGTCCGGACGCGGTGCGGCGGGTGTATGAAACAGTGTAG
- a CDS encoding GAF domain-containing protein, giving the protein MKKQLFNYETLLKITNAISHSKDPEEVVLITVESIKTALNVKGCTLFLINRQTDELEVAASFGLSEEYINKGPLSALKSIGDSLKEGPVAIFDVADDPRIQYPEAAKKEGIASLVSVPVVSGGRIIGALRIYTAEPWEFTLENLNFIQAMANITGMAIGMARHLRGMKESIEVLKTLRDPRTLKSKRRTPFEGVPRSVSVAH; this is encoded by the coding sequence ATGAAAAAACAACTGTTCAATTATGAAACGCTGCTGAAGATCACCAATGCCATTTCCCACTCCAAGGATCCGGAAGAGGTGGTACTGATCACGGTGGAGAGCATCAAGACCGCGCTGAACGTAAAAGGGTGCACACTTTTTCTTATCAACCGGCAGACCGATGAACTGGAGGTGGCGGCATCCTTCGGCCTCAGTGAGGAGTATATCAACAAGGGACCGTTGAGCGCGCTCAAGTCCATTGGCGACTCCCTGAAGGAGGGGCCGGTGGCGATTTTTGACGTGGCTGATGATCCGCGCATTCAGTATCCCGAGGCGGCAAAAAAGGAGGGTATCGCGTCACTGGTTTCCGTTCCGGTGGTCAGCGGTGGGCGCATCATCGGGGCACTGCGGATTTACACGGCTGAGCCGTGGGAGTTTACCCTGGAGAACTTGAATTTCATCCAGGCCATGGCAAACATCACCGGCATGGCCATCGGCATGGCCCGGCACTTGCGGGGAATGAAGGAGAGCATCGAAGTGCTCAAGACATTGAGAGACCCCAGGACACTGAAGTCTAAACGCAGGACGCCGTTTGAAGGGGTTCCCCGCAGTGTTTCGGTGGCTCATTGA
- a CDS encoding BLUF domain-containing protein, producing the protein MSLVRLIYASQLTEACDLKALRQILKVARERNKDLAVTGVLCYDPQYFLQWLEGPMDHVNSLYVDIVKDPRHANATILDYRQVSARSFESWSMAYVAMNEVDAAVLFKYSATRQFNPFEMSADSVVGFITDLAREKDAFFNQSETDIA; encoded by the coding sequence ATGTCCCTTGTCCGCCTGATTTACGCCAGCCAGTTGACTGAAGCCTGTGACCTCAAAGCCTTGCGCCAGATTCTCAAGGTCGCCCGTGAACGAAACAAAGATCTTGCCGTCACCGGCGTGCTCTGTTACGACCCGCAATATTTTCTCCAGTGGCTTGAAGGCCCCATGGACCATGTAAACAGCCTGTATGTCGATATCGTAAAAGACCCCCGGCACGCAAACGCCACGATCCTGGACTACCGGCAGGTCAGTGCCCGTTCCTTTGAAAGCTGGTCCATGGCCTATGTCGCCATGAACGAGGTGGATGCCGCGGTTCTTTTTAAATATTCCGCAACCCGGCAGTTCAATCCCTTTGAGATGTCGGCCGACAGCGTGGTCGGATTCATCACTGACCTGGCAAGGGAAAAAGACGCTTTTTTCAACCAGTCGGAGACCGATATCGCCTGA
- a CDS encoding fused DSP-PTPase phosphatase/NAD kinase-like protein, whose protein sequence is MQNAKKFNDRITLGLVPSAEDIKQLKELGYKTIIDLRDNQELFGGLVAKRAKEAGLTYIHIPVQRDAIQLEDVKAFYRAVYARGSAPLYVFSRLGRKPLVFVLLFDAVAQSKSLVRIYRQANRLGFHLECDFPMQTFLYNLYNSGEFREMVDEIRRSRSDLFESLAPSPHQVEEEYDFGVDAVTEKLLQITSTYSQTKDNAMLQKALADLLATVKR, encoded by the coding sequence ATGCAAAACGCCAAGAAATTTAACGATCGAATTACCTTAGGGCTGGTTCCAAGTGCAGAAGACATCAAACAGCTAAAGGAGTTGGGATACAAGACGATTATTGACCTTCGAGACAACCAGGAGCTTTTTGGCGGCCTTGTTGCAAAAAGGGCAAAAGAGGCCGGTCTGACCTACATTCATATCCCGGTTCAGCGGGACGCCATTCAGCTTGAGGATGTGAAGGCGTTTTATCGGGCGGTGTATGCCAGGGGAAGCGCACCTTTATATGTGTTTTCCCGCCTGGGTCGTAAGCCCCTGGTCTTTGTGCTCCTGTTTGATGCGGTAGCGCAAAGCAAGTCGCTGGTGAGGATTTATCGACAGGCCAACAGGCTTGGTTTTCACCTGGAGTGTGACTTCCCGATGCAGACCTTTCTGTACAACCTCTACAATTCAGGGGAGTTCAGGGAGATGGTGGACGAGATTCGCCGGTCCCGTTCCGATCTTTTTGAATCACTCGCGCCGTCGCCGCATCAGGTTGAGGAGGAGTATGACTTTGGTGTGGACGCCGTCACTGAAAAACTGCTTCAGATCACCAGCACCTATTCACAGACAAAAGACAATGCCATGCTGCAGAAGGCCCTGGCCGATCTGTTGGCGACTGTAAAAAGGTAG